caagcatCATTCATTCGTGTCAGTGCAGGAGCATCCTTTCCACCACGCAGTTTATCCTCAGTCAGCTTTCCTGGGAATCCGCCCCATCTTGGTGCGGATGTTCCGCAGTAAGAAGAAAGCCACGGTGCTAACAGCACAGGTGATTTCAGCCACCCAGAAGGCTGTGGCCCAGCTGTAGTGCTTGGCAATGGTACTGAAGGGCAGTCCAGCCAAAAATCCCCCAActggaaggaaagcaaacagaaaggtAGCAACACTTGAACTCCTCCCTTTCACTCGGTGATACTGCTTTTTATAGCCTTTTGTTTTAGGTGTTGTTTGAGCTTAAAGCACGTGACAAAAACCTGTCACACACGCCAGAAAACATCTCTGGGACTTCCAGCTTGTATGTCTGCTTGTTAGATGTCTTCCTATGATCATTAACTTGGCACTGAGGGGTCATGCCATACCTCACCAACAACACGAGCGGCGGTCACTTTCTGGGAAGGGGGAAATGGACATTACTCACCATTGGCCATCAGAGCCACAATAGCGTGGGAGGTGCCACAGAGGTTGGCAGGGGCACTTTCGTTGGCTATAACCCCAAACAGGGCGATGGGCCCATAGGAGGAAAACCCAAACACAGCTCCCAGAGTCAGGATCCACAGCTGTCAAAACAAGCAAGATGAGAAACGAGATCTTTGTGTTTCGCCACTGTCAAGTCAGCAGCTACATAGGTGCACAGTACGAGGAGGAGGCTTTGACATTTTCTGGCTGACATTGATTCCATAATCTGCAGACAGAAGAGCTCAAGCCTGAGACACACAATGCAGCTGTGTCTCCAACACACCAGTTAGCAAGGGCAAGCTTCCCACTCTCCTGCAGGTCAGACCCTAAGCTGTGTATGCACGACACACCCCATTCTGTAAGGAAGAACCAGAACGTAGATGGGAATGGGCAGCAGGCCTGTGAAATGACAGAGCTGCAACTCAGATCATCTCTAAAAATGACTCTGGGGACACCTGACTAAAAAAGCCACTCTCAGTACCGATGCAAGCAATGGATCAGATAGTGATAAAGACTATCTGATAGTTCTCCGTCActaaacagaaacaacagaagcaaaacaacaacaaaaggccaacattttcagttcagtgttAGCATACACTCTGAGAAATTCTGAACCTGGCAGCTCTTTCTAATCCCTTATGGAAGGACAACCAATGGTAAGTAACTGTCCAGTCTCCAGATTGCTGCATGCTTTATGAGCAATAAACACTGTTTCAAGTTACTCAGGAGGGAGTAAGTACCGTTGTATTTTCCAGGTGGGGAACAGAAACAAATTGTTAGGAAAGAACTTGCCAAAGTTACACAGAAAAGCGCCTGCAGGAGAAGGATCATTCCTTCCGAGCACACTCTCAAAACCCCTTAAGTAACTAAATTTCACCCAGTGAGCAAATACCCTCTGAACTTCTTATCTAAAACTTGAGAGTTTTCAATTCAGACTTTTTACAGTCAGTTAGTGTTATCAAATGGTTATAAGGAAAGGTTTCTTTTACAAAACTTACAGTAATCTTCTCAATGCCCTGCTTCTAAGGTCTGTAGTGCTAACCAACCTTGCAGGATTGGAAAAAAGCAGAtcagtgaaagcagaaacaggcagagggagaaagaaatgcaaggCAGAAACCTCGTGTTCTTTTAGGCCTGTAAGATCAGCTAGAGGTTGGAAGATTACAGTCCAGAAGTGATtttcctgaagaagaaaagagtaaGATGGAGAGAATACATTTCAGTTGTTTAGCAGTCACAGTATCAGACTCAAGTCAGGTCTACGCTTAGAAAACCTGCCAGCTAGCTTCAGTGCTGGGAATCACCGAACCTGACAGACACCTATGGCAAAACATCAACACATTCATCATTGCTAGGCAGAATCCTGCATCTAGGATGACTGCAGACTTCAGGTCACAGTTTTCACACTGAAGCTTCAAAGCTGCATTTACCAAAGGCTGTACCAAACTCCTTGCTGACCAGCTGTCAGCAGAAGTGCCCTGTGTTTCTCTGCACGGGCAGTTCTTCACATAGCATAATGTAAAGACATTACATTGACAAAAATTGCCTACGGTTACTCTCCACCAAAACGAATTCTTATCTTTTCTCTTGGTTTACACCTCTTATCCATCACCACCTATGGGGACATTTTCAGTTGCTCAGCCTTCAAACACACACCACCTAACCCTGCCATCCCACTGCATTTGCGTGGTTCCCCTCAAGCCACGGAGAGGCAACCCTCCCACACCTACACCCTGCACGTAACTGATGCCCACCTGTTTGAGCGTGCATTACCTTGGGAGAGTTGCCTGTGATCGTTACCCGGAAAAGGAACATGGAGACACACATCCCTGCCATCATGGAAAGGAGCAGTGTGTGCCGAGGGTTCCCGTAGTTTGACAGACCGACCTGTAACACAGCCAGGAAAAACAAGGGTGAGAGCCCACAAGGATTCCTTTCAGCTTATATCCATAGTGACGAATGCCATCCTCACAGCCCTGCCAGAAACACGAGTGGTGCATCAGAAGCACATCTTTTAGCAAGACTTCTGGCTTTGTTAGAAGAAGAACCCAGTGAACTGGCTTGTAGTTGTCTTCtggctggaaaaagaaataattatggACAACCACGCCACGTCTCTTTCAACATGGAAATGTggaaagcacaaagcagaactGGGAACGGGCCTGTTTCTCGCAGCTGTGTCCTGAAGAGGCCACGCCAGCCCAACTGCAGCCATTTAGCACCTTTGTGATGCTGTTGAGATGGGCTGTGTGCCTCCAAACTACCTCCGTGTGAAGGGAAAGAGAGGGGTTAACCAGGAATGGTCTGGTTTTTAGGAGCCCAGTCTCAAAGCAGGGTCATGTAGACACAGCTGCATCCAGAAGAGCTTGGGAAGGCAGAAGGAGACGTGATACTGAGTATTTTCTAACACAAAGCAGCAATGCTCTGCCTATGTGTTCTGAGTATCCTGAATCTCCAGAACATAAATGTGTGCACAAGGAGAATGCAGGTCTGTGTGCACCGAGGCAGGTattacaggaggaaaaaaaatataccttTAAGCACTCCCCAAAGAAGccaaaaacaaaattcagaagcaGCTCACACTGAAGCTAAGGTAGCTGCTCAGCACACCTGCATACTTACTTTTGCTACTGCTCTGTCAGAAAGGTATCCAGCAGCAATGCTTCCCACCAGGCCCCCGATCTCCAAGGCACTCATGTAGGAACTACCTGGAACAGAGCCGAACAAACAACAGTCCATCAGCTGTGGTTGACGTGCTTCAGCCcaagctcagtgctgccagctTACTGCAAGCTTCGAGAGGCACTGCTGGATGAGATCCTccagctcactgctgtgcaggAACACCACAGTCTGCCAGGAGGGCACAGGACAGCACTGAGGCACTCAGCACGTGCAGTGACTATATCAGCAGCTTCTTTCAATACCTGTGTGTGTCAAAGCAGGCAGGTGTGCCCGGGTTCTCTTGCTGCACCCAGCTGAGCTCTCTGCAACACCTCTCAAACTACAGCCACAACATCTAAAAGTGCAGCTTTGCATCTTACCCACAAGCATGGATTGCCCCCTCTCCTGGATCAGAAAGAGCTGTCCCCAGTCAGTACAGCAGGTTTTCACACCAAACACCACCAGGTAGCCTGTAGAGAGCACCCAAAGGTATGGCgagaggagcagctctgccaaaGTGCTGTTGTCACTGGGGGAACCTGTAAGGAAGATCAGTAGCACGGTGTTATTCTGGCTCGAGCGCTGCCACAGAACCACAGCAACTCAGAGGCAGCACGGAAAGCCATCAGAGGAGGATTTGTGTATAAGGACACCCTCACAGGGGAAGATATTCATCCAGAGATGCAGACTTCCAGGTAGTACCTTGGTCTTTGCATCAGTCTTACAGACACACCCTGCAGACGTATTCTCCCCAAAGAACAccccagggaagcagcactgcttcctTACACTAAGAGGAGCAATCCAGCAGCACATGCATCACAGGGCAGTGCAGATGATGGATGAGTTTCCACTAGCCGTTACAATTCGACAGCAAACCTATGTTGCAATTCTCCTccacctcttctgctttcagagaagCATCACACTCAGTGGTTTGAACAAACATTTACTAACCAGATGTCCCGGTTAGGACAGAAAACACTGAGCAGAGTCCACCACAAGGCAGGGGTCAGGAGAACCGTGGAggggtgaggggagggctgcCTGTCCTCTGCAACAGGGGAGAAAAGCTCAAGGAGccatttcctgctgctgcactttttcctctccattacCCCCAGGACAGCTCAGCTCACAGTCTATAAAAACCAAGGTCCCGTGAAACCGGGGTGGTACTCAGTATGAGGAAACAATACAGAATGGGAGATGAAACAACGACACCGTGCGTGGACTGAAGAACAGAAGTGCAGTGGTGGCCAggccctccctctgctctgctgcatgtTGCTCTCACACTCAGAAATATCAGCCCCTCTCTGCAGGTAGCTTGGAGTAtgatttatatatgtgtgtgtgtttcagcTGTAAGTCATATTATTTCATATACGCACATGTAAAAtaaagcacacacacatatatacacatatatgtgtgATTTTAAAGTACAACACAACAGCTTGGCACTTAGCAGAATAAAACTGCTGAAAGCATCCCTTTAAACGTatcctgctgagcagcagcttcaggaagaagaaaggactgAGAGCTCCATCCACTGAGGGGGACATGCGTGTACCAGAACACACAGAAGGCACCGCAGCGTCTCACACGCTGCCCACTCACGCCTGAATCTATTGCTcacctttcttccccttcttgGTTCCTTGGTCAATGTTGGGCAGCCCAACATCCGCTGGCTCATTTTTAATCAGGACAAGGCAAACAAAAGAGACAATCACGCAGATGAAGCCAGAGAAGGACAAAGTCATGCGCCAATCGTAGTTCAGAGACACGAGAGCAGCGACAATGGGGCCTAAGCCTCCAGCCAAGTTCATGCTTGTAGACAGGATTGCCCACCAAGTCCCAAACTGGGAAGGCTCAAACCACTGTGCAACAACAAGAAAAACGGCGTAAGGGCTGTGAAAGAAGAACGCAACGTTGTACCTGAAAAACCTCAATGCAAGTCCACTCTGAGcgctctgggcaacctgagcacagctctgcaagcCCAGATGAAGTGGGAGCCTCTCCTCT
The sequence above is drawn from the Gallus gallus isolate bGalGal1 chromosome 24, bGalGal1.mat.broiler.GRCg7b, whole genome shotgun sequence genome and encodes:
- the SLC37A4 gene encoding glucose-6-phosphate exchanger SLC37A4 isoform X2, whose product is MAVGGYGRYRAVIFTAMFVGYTLYYFNRKTFSFVMPAVMAEVPLDKDDLGLITSSQSAAYAISKFVSGVLSDRLSARWLFAAGLLLVGVVNVLFSWSGSVGAFAALWFLNGLAQGLGWPPCGKVLRKWFEPSQFGTWWAILSTSMNLAGGLGPIVAALVSLNYDWRMTLSFSGFICVIVSFVCLVLIKNEPADVGLPNIDQGTKKGKKGSPSDNSTLAELLLSPYLWVLSTGYLVVFGVKTCCTDWGQLFLIQERGQSMLVGSSYMSALEIGGLVGSIAAGYLSDRAVAKVGLSNYGNPRHTLLLSMMAGMCVSMFLFRVTITGNSPKLWILTLGAVFGFSSYGPIALFGVIANESAPANLCGTSHAIVALMANVGGFLAGLPFSTIAKHYSWATAFWVAEITCAVSTVAFFLLRNIRTKMGRIPRKAD
- the SLC37A4 gene encoding glucose-6-phosphate exchanger SLC37A4 isoform X1; protein product: MAVGGYGRYRAVIFTAMFVGYTLYYFNRKTFSFVMPAVMAEVPLDKDDLGLITSSQSAAYAISKFVSGVLSDRLSARWLFAAGLLLVGVVNVLFSWSGSVGAFAALWFLNGLAQGLGWPPCGKVLRKWFEPSQFGTWWAILSTSMNLAGGLGPIVAALVSLNYDWRMTLSFSGFICVIVSFVCLVLIKNEPADVGLPNIDQGTKKGKKGSPSDNSTLAELLLSPYLWVLSTGYLVVFGVKTCCTDWGQLFLIQERGQSMLVGSSYMSALEIGGLVGSIAAGYLSDRAVAKVGLSNYGNPRHTLLLSMMAGMCVSMFLFRVTITGNSPKENHFWTVIFQPLADLTGLKEHELWILTLGAVFGFSSYGPIALFGVIANESAPANLCGTSHAIVALMANVGGFLAGLPFSTIAKHYSWATAFWVAEITCAVSTVAFFLLRNIRTKMGRIPRKAD